In one Pseudomonas sp. R84 genomic region, the following are encoded:
- a CDS encoding DUF3077 domain-containing protein, which produces MTETDLHRLANAKTIGFTPFLYNSDQAFFNVRAGIPIIDALSQSSDLLSLAKSFAEDAAFIRDTDRHAWAAHYLTVMGKALIDDVIQALMPRPARTNTESEAEADLSERTS; this is translated from the coding sequence ATGACCGAAACTGACCTGCACAGACTTGCAAACGCTAAAACCATCGGCTTCACCCCCTTCCTCTACAACTCGGATCAAGCGTTCTTCAACGTCCGCGCCGGCATCCCGATCATTGATGCCTTGTCCCAATCCTCCGACCTGCTATCCCTCGCTAAATCCTTCGCTGAGGATGCTGCCTTCATCAGAGATACCGACCGCCACGCTTGGGCGGCGCATTACCTGACGGTGATGGGCAAAGCCTTGATTGATGATGTGATTCAGGCGCTGATGCCGCGACCTGCGCGGACGAATACCGAATCTGAAGCTGAAGCTGATCTGTCTGAACGCACCTCTTGA
- a CDS encoding MarR family transcriptional regulator, with product MKSQDILLLFKMASLHAQEENLLGEMEAESNSDRVEELLRPYVVSRMTAGESVGKPLVTYSTDGEDTLFQRREFDSPFADGSGWEGWAEPASDPPLTSWSDRYSLRALSASLGLSKSEVSNALARCRESGLLIHDYDTGLAKVHRRELLKITEHALKYFFPVKPGAMVRGIPTGFAAPALSKSIKSAGGLIPVWPDAHGTERGQAIEPLYKTVPEAVKKDRILYHYLALADAIRLGGPRECGVAVSILKAGMGLK from the coding sequence ATGAAGAGTCAAGACATTTTGCTTTTGTTCAAGATGGCCAGTCTCCATGCTCAGGAAGAGAATCTCTTGGGGGAGATGGAGGCGGAATCGAATTCGGACAGGGTCGAAGAGCTGCTCAGGCCTTATGTCGTCAGCCGAATGACCGCAGGGGAGAGTGTGGGGAAGCCATTGGTCACCTATTCCACTGATGGGGAAGACACACTCTTCCAGCGCCGCGAATTCGATTCGCCTTTCGCTGATGGGTCAGGCTGGGAGGGATGGGCGGAACCAGCATCTGATCCACCACTGACAAGTTGGAGCGACCGCTACTCTCTGCGTGCGCTGTCTGCCTCTCTCGGGCTGAGCAAAAGCGAAGTCTCAAATGCTCTCGCCCGGTGCCGGGAATCTGGATTGCTCATTCATGATTACGACACCGGGCTTGCCAAAGTGCACCGCCGGGAACTGCTGAAAATTACCGAGCACGCGCTGAAGTACTTCTTCCCGGTCAAGCCTGGCGCGATGGTTCGTGGGATACCCACAGGCTTTGCGGCGCCTGCGCTGTCCAAAAGCATCAAGAGTGCGGGTGGTTTGATTCCGGTCTGGCCGGATGCGCATGGAACCGAGCGAGGCCAAGCGATAGAGCCGCTTTACAAAACAGTGCCGGAAGCGGTGAAAAAAGACCGGATCCTTTACCACTATCTGGCGCTCGCTGATGCAATCCGTCTGGGTGGACCGCGTGAGTGTGGTGTGGCAGTCAGTATTCTGAAGGCAGGGATGGGGCTGAAATAA
- a CDS encoding AcvB/VirJ family lysyl-phosphatidylglycerol hydrolase: MIQRSLKYILAALIVLAVIAGGGFWYLKRPAPEPTVEQLTPADGAAMTRVIPGTKPKAQVLVAVNDDQKLSEKQLTTLSRSASAQIVQVILPKDCLLQSRALQSGLRELNGPATLVSGIGPGAVLAWRWLAEQKDDKAQAISVDLALEKGGCTHLLPKSAAHGHWLAAWNDNPDDASAGFVRDQPNAETSISDYDINLPQVLNNELRKILVGGDKANGGLAIPVVEVPAGQAKDTVTLFLSGDGGWRDLDRNVAGEMAKIGYPVVGIDTLRYYWQHKSPEQSALDLTELMQHYRQKWGTKRFILTGYSFGADVLPAIYNRLPETEQQRVDAIILLAFARTGSFEIEVEGWLGNAGKEAATGPEMAKLPAAKVVCIYGEEETDESGCTDKTAVGEAVKLPGGHHFDENYPALAKRLVDLIEKRQSKDSVAEE, from the coding sequence ATGATTCAACGCTCCCTGAAGTACATCCTGGCCGCACTGATCGTGCTGGCCGTGATTGCCGGCGGCGGTTTCTGGTACCTCAAACGTCCGGCACCGGAACCGACCGTAGAACAGCTGACCCCGGCCGATGGCGCCGCCATGACCCGCGTCATCCCGGGCACCAAGCCCAAGGCGCAGGTGCTGGTCGCGGTCAACGACGACCAGAAACTCAGTGAAAAACAACTGACCACCCTGAGCCGCAGCGCCTCGGCGCAGATCGTTCAAGTGATTCTGCCCAAGGACTGCCTGCTGCAAAGCCGCGCCCTGCAATCGGGCCTGCGTGAACTGAATGGCCCGGCCACTTTGGTCAGCGGTATCGGCCCGGGTGCTGTGCTCGCATGGCGCTGGTTGGCGGAACAGAAAGACGACAAGGCCCAAGCCATCTCCGTCGACCTCGCTCTGGAAAAAGGTGGCTGCACGCACCTGCTGCCGAAATCCGCCGCCCACGGCCACTGGCTGGCAGCGTGGAACGACAACCCGGACGACGCCAGCGCAGGTTTCGTGCGCGATCAACCGAACGCCGAAACCAGCATCAGCGACTACGACATCAACCTGCCGCAAGTGCTGAACAACGAGCTGCGCAAGATCCTCGTCGGCGGCGACAAGGCCAACGGCGGTCTGGCGATCCCGGTGGTTGAAGTGCCGGCCGGTCAAGCCAAAGACACCGTGACCCTGTTCCTCTCCGGTGACGGCGGCTGGCGCGACCTTGACCGCAACGTGGCCGGTGAAATGGCCAAGATCGGTTATCCGGTCGTCGGCATCGACACCCTGCGCTACTACTGGCAGCACAAGAGCCCGGAGCAAAGCGCGCTGGACCTGACCGAGCTGATGCAACACTACCGGCAGAAATGGGGCACCAAACGCTTCATCCTCACCGGCTACTCGTTCGGTGCTGACGTATTGCCAGCGATCTACAACCGCTTGCCAGAAACCGAGCAGCAACGCGTCGACGCCATCATCCTGCTGGCCTTCGCCCGCACCGGCAGCTTCGAAATCGAAGTCGAAGGCTGGCTGGGTAACGCCGGCAAAGAAGCCGCCACCGGCCCGGAGATGGCCAAGCTGCCAGCGGCCAAGGTTGTGTGCATCTACGGTGAAGAAGAGACCGATGAAAGTGGCTGCACGGACAAGACTGCAGTCGGCGAAGCAGTGAAACTGCCTGGCGGCCACCACTTCGACGAGAACTACCCAGCGCTGGCCAAGCGTTTGGTGGACTTGATCGAGAAGCGCCAGAGCAAGGACTCGGTCGCCGAAGAGTGA